One Micromonospora sp. WMMD812 genomic window carries:
- a CDS encoding 2-oxoacid:acceptor oxidoreductase subunit alpha produces the protein MTKQIRQLDRVVIRFAGDSGDGMQLTGDRFTSETAQLGNDISTLPNFPAEIRAPAGTLPGVSSFQVHFADYDILTPGDAPNVLVAMNPAALKANLADLPRGADIIVNTDEFTRRNLAKVGYQVSPLDDESLAGYVVHPVALTSMTIGALADQEVSKKDAERAKNMFALGLLSWMYSRPYESTLRFLERKFAARPELVAANVAAFRAGWNFGETTEDFAVRYEVKPAKMQPGTYRNITGNAALSLGLVAAGVRSGLPVFLGAYPITPASDILHELSKHKEFGVLTMQAEDEIAAVGAALGASYGGALGVTTTSGPGVALKSETISLAVALELPLVVVDVQRAGPSTGMPTKTEQADLNMALYGRHGEAPVAVIAPKSPSDCFYAALEAARIALTYRTPVILLSDNYVANGSEPWLLPDVESLPDLRVEFATAPNGEDGTTFLPYLRDPETLARPWAIPGTPGLEHRIGGLEKADKTGDISYDPANHDFMVRTRAARIETIPVPDVEVEDPDGDARVLVLGWGSTYGPIGAACRGLRQRGHSIAQAHLRHLNPMPANLEVVLRSYDRVVIPEMNLGQLAHVIRARYLVDAIGYNQVRGLPFTAAELETMLEEVLKNV, from the coding sequence GTGACCAAGCAGATCCGTCAACTGGACCGGGTGGTCATCCGGTTCGCCGGCGACTCCGGTGACGGCATGCAGCTCACCGGGGACCGGTTCACCTCGGAGACGGCGCAGCTCGGCAACGACATCTCGACCCTGCCCAACTTCCCGGCCGAGATCCGGGCGCCGGCCGGCACCCTGCCCGGCGTGTCGAGTTTCCAGGTGCACTTCGCCGACTACGACATCCTGACCCCGGGTGACGCGCCGAACGTGCTGGTCGCGATGAACCCGGCGGCGCTGAAGGCGAACCTGGCGGACCTGCCCCGCGGCGCGGACATCATCGTCAACACCGACGAGTTCACCCGGCGCAACCTGGCGAAGGTGGGCTACCAGGTCAGCCCGCTCGACGACGAGTCGCTCGCCGGCTACGTGGTGCACCCGGTCGCGCTGACCTCGATGACGATCGGCGCCCTCGCCGACCAGGAAGTGTCCAAGAAGGACGCCGAGCGGGCGAAGAATATGTTCGCGCTCGGCCTGCTCTCCTGGATGTACTCCCGGCCGTACGAGTCGACGCTGCGGTTCCTGGAGCGCAAGTTCGCGGCCCGGCCGGAGCTGGTGGCCGCGAACGTCGCCGCCTTCCGGGCCGGCTGGAACTTCGGCGAGACCACGGAGGACTTCGCGGTCCGCTACGAGGTCAAGCCGGCGAAGATGCAGCCGGGCACCTACCGCAACATCACCGGCAACGCCGCGCTGTCGCTCGGTCTGGTCGCCGCCGGCGTCCGCTCCGGGCTGCCGGTGTTCCTCGGCGCGTACCCGATCACGCCGGCCTCGGACATCCTGCACGAGCTGTCCAAGCACAAAGAGTTCGGCGTCCTCACCATGCAGGCCGAGGACGAGATCGCCGCCGTCGGCGCCGCGCTCGGCGCGTCGTACGGCGGTGCACTCGGGGTGACCACCACCTCGGGCCCCGGTGTGGCGCTGAAGAGCGAGACGATCTCCCTGGCGGTGGCGCTGGAGCTGCCGCTGGTCGTCGTCGACGTGCAGCGGGCCGGGCCGTCGACCGGCATGCCGACCAAGACCGAGCAGGCCGACCTGAACATGGCGCTCTACGGCCGGCACGGCGAGGCCCCGGTGGCCGTGATCGCGCCGAAGTCGCCGTCCGACTGCTTCTATGCAGCGCTGGAGGCCGCCCGGATCGCGCTCACCTACCGCACCCCGGTGATCCTGCTGTCGGACAACTACGTCGCCAACGGCTCCGAGCCGTGGCTGCTGCCCGACGTGGAGTCCCTGCCCGACCTGCGGGTGGAGTTCGCCACCGCGCCGAACGGCGAGGACGGCACCACCTTCCTGCCGTACCTGCGCGACCCGGAGACCCTGGCCCGGCCGTGGGCCATCCCGGGCACGCCGGGGTTGGAGCACCGGATCGGCGGGCTGGAGAAGGCCGACAAGACCGGCGACATCTCGTACGACCCGGCGAACCACGACTTCATGGTGCGCACCCGGGCCGCCCGGATCGAGACCATCCCGGTGCCGGATGTCGAGGTGGAGGACCCGGACGGCGACGCCCGGGTGCTGGTGCTCGGCTGGGGGTCGACGTACGGACCGATCGGCGCCGCCTGCCGCGGCCTGCGCCAGCGCGGGCACTCCATCGCCCAGGCGCACCTGCGGCACCTGAACCCGATGCCGGCCAACCTCGAGGTGGTGCTGCGCTCGTACGACCGCGTGGTCATCCCCGAGATGAACCTCGGCCAGCTCGCCCACGTGATCCGGGCGAGGTATCTGGTCGACGCGATCGGCTACAACCAGGTCCGCGGCCTGCCCTTCACCGCCGCCGAGCTGGAGACGATGCTGGAAGAGGTCCTGAAGAATGTCTGA
- a CDS encoding 2-oxoacid:ferredoxin oxidoreductase subunit beta: MSEPIALKLTAKDFKSDQEVRWCPGCGDYAILAAVQQFMPELNIPRERTVFISGIGCSSRFPYYMNTYGMHSIHGRAPAIATGLSATRPDLSVWVVTGDGDALSIGGNHLIHALRRNVNLKILLFNNRIYGLTKGQYSPTSELGKITKSTPVGSADAPFNPLSLALGAEATFVARTIDSDRKHLQSVLRAAAEHQGSAFVEIYQNCNIFNDGAFDQLKEPATRDDFLIRLEHGQPITFGKDGQFCVVHPPGGFGLEVRETAATSSDEIVVHDATVTDPAYAFALSRLPGLDLRNTPIGVFRSVDRPSYDSVVQTQLEAARAKVTETPEQQLAGLLSSGDTWTIM; this comes from the coding sequence ATGTCTGAGCCCATCGCCCTCAAGCTCACCGCCAAGGACTTCAAGTCCGACCAGGAGGTGCGCTGGTGCCCCGGCTGCGGCGACTACGCCATTCTGGCCGCCGTTCAGCAGTTCATGCCGGAGCTGAACATCCCCCGCGAACGCACCGTCTTCATCTCCGGCATCGGCTGCTCCTCGCGCTTCCCGTACTACATGAACACCTACGGGATGCACTCCATCCACGGCCGCGCCCCGGCGATCGCCACCGGCCTGTCCGCCACCCGCCCCGACCTCTCGGTCTGGGTGGTCACCGGTGACGGTGACGCCCTCTCCATCGGCGGCAACCACCTGATCCACGCGCTGCGCCGCAACGTCAACCTCAAGATCCTGCTCTTCAACAACCGGATCTACGGGCTCACCAAGGGCCAGTACTCCCCCACCTCCGAGCTGGGCAAGATCACGAAGTCGACGCCGGTCGGCTCCGCGGACGCGCCGTTCAACCCGCTCTCGCTCGCCCTCGGCGCCGAGGCGACCTTCGTGGCCCGCACCATCGACTCCGACCGCAAGCACCTCCAGTCGGTGCTCCGCGCCGCCGCCGAACACCAGGGCTCGGCGTTCGTCGAGATCTACCAGAACTGCAACATCTTCAACGACGGCGCGTTCGACCAGCTCAAGGAGCCGGCCACCCGGGACGACTTCCTGATCCGGCTGGAGCACGGCCAGCCGATCACGTTCGGCAAGGACGGGCAGTTCTGCGTCGTGCACCCGCCGGGCGGCTTCGGCCTGGAGGTCCGGGAGACCGCGGCGACGAGCTCCGACGAGATCGTCGTGCACGACGCGACGGTCACCGACCCGGCGTACGCCTTCGCGCTCTCCCGCCTGCCCGGCCTGGATCTGCGCAACACCCCGATCGGGGTGTTCCGCTCGGTGGACCGACCGTCCTACGACAGCGTGGTGCAGACCCAGCTGGAGGCGGCGCGGGCGAAGGTCACCGAGACCCCGGAGCAGCAGCTCGCCGGCCTGTTGAGCAGTGGGGACACCTGGACCATCATGTGA
- a CDS encoding NAD(P)H-dependent oxidoreductase — protein sequence MSHLLHIDSSIRGEQSVSRRLTARAVAAWRAAHPGGTVTHRDLGKHPLPHLDEAGGLARMVPAEQHTPEQRASWELTEQLVAEVKRADTVLLGLPLYNYGAPSSVKAWVDHLIAAGLSYDPATGAGLLGDRDFIVLASRGGGYGAGTPREGWDHAEPWLPHGISQTGLEPRFIAAELTLAPVVPAMAKLVPLHEESLASAERAIDELWVPASAAA from the coding sequence ATGTCACACCTGTTGCACATCGACTCGAGCATCCGCGGGGAGCAGTCCGTCAGCCGCCGGCTCACCGCACGCGCCGTCGCCGCCTGGCGCGCCGCCCACCCGGGCGGCACCGTGACCCACCGTGATCTCGGCAAGCACCCGCTGCCGCACCTGGACGAGGCGGGTGGCCTGGCGCGGATGGTGCCGGCGGAGCAGCACACGCCGGAGCAGCGCGCGTCCTGGGAGCTGACCGAGCAGTTGGTCGCCGAGGTGAAGCGGGCCGACACCGTCCTGCTCGGTCTCCCGCTCTACAACTACGGCGCGCCGAGCAGCGTGAAGGCCTGGGTCGACCACCTCATCGCCGCAGGCCTGTCGTACGACCCGGCCACCGGCGCCGGCCTGCTCGGCGACCGCGATTTCATCGTGCTGGCCAGCCGCGGCGGCGGCTACGGCGCGGGTACCCCACGCGAGGGCTGGGACCACGCCGAGCCCTGGCTCCCGCACGGCATCTCGCAGACCGGCCTGGAGCCGCGGTTCATCGCCGCCGAGCTGACCCTCGCCCCGGTGGTGCCGGCGATGGCCAAGCTGGTGCCGCTGCACGAGGAGAGCCTCGCGTCGGCCGAGCGCGCCATCGACGAGCTCTGGGTGCCGGCCTCGGCGGCGGCCTGA
- a CDS encoding MarR family winged helix-turn-helix transcriptional regulator, giving the protein MTAGPVDQRQSRSGALLDYLARRMRLRSESVLGPLGLRPRHLVALTVLRDAGAISQQGLASNLQIDGTNVVGLLNDLETAGLVERRRSPEDRRRHVVTLTDTGGKRLREAECALATAEDEVLGALDPADRDTLYDLLRRAATGAGMSCADATAIPQEPDPRC; this is encoded by the coding sequence ATGACTGCCGGGCCGGTCGACCAGCGACAGAGCCGCTCCGGGGCGCTGCTCGACTACCTGGCCCGCCGGATGCGACTGCGGTCGGAGTCGGTGCTCGGGCCGCTCGGCCTGCGCCCCCGGCACCTGGTCGCACTCACCGTGCTGCGCGACGCGGGCGCGATCAGCCAGCAGGGGCTGGCGAGCAACCTGCAGATCGACGGCACGAACGTGGTGGGGCTGCTCAACGACCTCGAGACGGCCGGCCTGGTGGAACGGCGACGATCACCCGAGGACCGCCGCCGGCACGTCGTGACCCTGACCGACACCGGCGGGAAACGCCTCAGAGAGGCCGAATGCGCCCTCGCCACCGCCGAGGACGAGGTGCTCGGCGCGCTGGACCCGGCCGACCGCGACACGCTCTACGACCTGCTCCGCCGCGCGGCCACGGGCGCGGGGATGAGCTGCGCCGACGCGACCGCGATCCCCCAGGAGCCGGATCCGCGCTGCTGA
- a CDS encoding potassium channel protein, with translation MIHFPAQRRGPLSALSLRLAAAIGLVFATVTVVYLDRDGYRDVNEDGITLLDAFYYTVVTLSTTGYGDITPFSASARLVNVVFITPARVLFLIILVGTTLEVLTEQYRTGRRLTRWRKTVKDHVIICGYGTKGRSAVSALLENGLDKSRITVVERSGAALRQATSAGLVAIEGSATRSATLNEAHVRTAKAVIIATDSDDASVLVALTVRQLTAGQVRIIAAAREAENAPLLKQSGAHHVIVSSATAGRLLGLSTSAPPLIDVVEDLLTPGQGMALAMRSAERDEVGRSPRELDSLVIALVRRGKVVTLADRAGAVIETGDMLVHVRDDRPQSTAVV, from the coding sequence GTGATCCATTTTCCCGCGCAGCGTCGGGGTCCCCTCAGCGCGCTCAGCCTGCGGTTGGCGGCGGCGATCGGCCTGGTCTTCGCCACCGTGACGGTCGTCTACCTCGACCGGGACGGCTACCGCGACGTCAACGAGGACGGCATCACCCTCCTCGACGCCTTCTACTACACGGTGGTCACCCTCTCCACCACCGGCTACGGGGACATCACCCCGTTCAGTGCGAGCGCCCGGCTGGTCAACGTCGTGTTCATCACCCCGGCCCGGGTGCTGTTCCTGATCATCCTGGTCGGCACCACCCTGGAAGTCCTGACCGAGCAGTACCGGACCGGCCGTCGCCTGACCCGGTGGAGGAAGACCGTGAAGGACCACGTCATCATCTGCGGCTACGGCACCAAGGGTCGCAGCGCGGTCTCCGCTCTGCTGGAGAACGGGCTGGACAAGTCGCGGATCACCGTCGTCGAGCGCAGCGGCGCGGCGCTGCGGCAGGCCACCTCGGCCGGGCTGGTCGCGATCGAGGGATCGGCCACCCGGTCGGCGACGCTGAACGAGGCCCACGTCCGCACCGCCAAGGCCGTGATCATCGCGACCGACAGCGACGACGCGTCGGTCCTCGTGGCGCTGACCGTGCGACAGTTGACCGCCGGGCAGGTGCGGATCATCGCGGCCGCCCGGGAGGCGGAGAACGCCCCGCTGCTCAAGCAGAGCGGCGCGCACCACGTGATCGTCTCCTCGGCGACCGCGGGTCGGCTGCTGGGCCTGTCCACCTCCGCCCCGCCGCTGATCGACGTCGTCGAGGACCTGCTCACCCCGGGGCAGGGCATGGCGCTGGCCATGCGGTCCGCCGAGCGGGACGAGGTGGGCCGCTCCCCGCGCGAGTTGGACTCCCTGGTCATCGCGTTGGTGCGGCGGGGCAAGGTGGTCACCCTGGCGGACCGGGCCGGCGCGGTCATCGAGACCGGCGACATGCTGGTGCACGTGCGGGACGACCGCCCGCAGTCGACGGCCGTCGTCTGA
- a CDS encoding helix-turn-helix transcriptional regulator, translating into MSLLRRVIGGVLRRLRLRQGRTLREVAEAAGVSVPYLSEVERGRKEASSEVLAAICRALGIHLSELLEEARDDLRQVEPRVPTAPRARLATLEPVPAPRRDDGPGVPLGPRTPRALLHRGPGAGGPTVRVGRFGSPPAGRPGPRTAGLLGCGRARTGRRRLTAV; encoded by the coding sequence ATGTCGTTGCTGCGACGGGTGATCGGTGGGGTGCTGCGGCGGCTGCGGCTGCGCCAGGGTCGCACGCTGCGCGAGGTGGCCGAGGCCGCCGGCGTCTCGGTGCCCTACCTGTCCGAAGTGGAACGCGGGCGCAAGGAGGCCTCCTCGGAGGTGCTGGCGGCGATCTGCCGGGCGCTCGGCATCCACCTCTCCGAACTGCTCGAAGAGGCCCGGGACGACCTGCGCCAGGTCGAGCCCCGCGTGCCGACCGCACCTCGCGCCCGGCTCGCCACGCTGGAGCCCGTTCCGGCGCCCCGGCGCGACGACGGGCCGGGCGTTCCGCTCGGTCCGCGTACTCCCCGCGCGCTGCTGCACCGCGGTCCGGGGGCGGGCGGCCCGACGGTGCGGGTCGGCCGGTTCGGTTCTCCGCCGGCCGGGCGCCCCGGTCCGCGTACCGCCGGGTTGCTCGGCTGCGGACGTGCCCGGACGGGCCGGCGGCGGCTGACCGCGGTCTAG